The sequence below is a genomic window from Cryobacterium arcticum.
GCCAGGAACGACGCGGCGATGCTCACGTCGAGCAGCAGCCCCAGTGCGTCGATGCCGTACGCGGCGGCGAGGTCGTTGACCGGGGACGCACTGGCCGTGATGCTGCCGCCCACCGAGGCAAACCCGACGAGCTGGCTGAGCGCGGCCAGCAGGTACAGGCCGCCGGAGCCGATCACGGTCCAGGTCACCGCGCGGGGGATCGTGGCGTACGGACGCCGGGCTTCGACCCCCAGCGTGGCCGAGCTCTCAAATCCGACGAACGCCGTGAGCGCCAGGGCGGCGCCGACGGCGAAATCGGAGGGTCGCACTTCTGACATGTCCAGCACCGACCAGTCGAGCGCAGAACCCTGCACCACCAGCAGCGCCACGACAAGGGCGAGAATGATCACCACCGAGACACACTCCACCAGCAGCGTCGCCCGGGTCGACACCCGGATACCCCTGGCCAGCAGGACCATACAGGCGACGGCCATGGCCAGGATCAGCAGCACGGGCACGAGCAGGCTCCCCGTGAGAGCGGGCCACAGCCGTGCCGCGAGAATAGCGAGGTAGTACCCGGCCCCACCGAGGGCGAACATGGCCACGAAGCCGTAGCCGACGAGCAACGCCGTTCCGGTGACGAAGGACGCCGTGGTACCCAGGCCGTGGGCCACGAAGGTGTACAGCGATCCGGTGGCGGCGATCCGGCGGGTGAACTGGTTGACCGTGCCGGCCACGAGCAGGGCCAGGAGCATCGCCGCGCCGAGGGCCCAGACGGTGGCGCCGCCGGCGACGGTGGCGACGAGCAGCGGCATGGTCGTGGCCGCGGCTGAGGGTGCGACGGCGGACACCGACTGGGAGAGCACGTCGATGAAACCGACGCTGCGCCGGTCGAGGCCGTCAACCGGGGAGCGGGACTCGATCCCGGCCACCGGCTGCGGGTTCTCAATCGCCCGCCCCAGGGCTGACATCTCCGTGGCGCTCATGCCTCACCTCATCGTCCACTGCGCCAGAATGCGCAGGACCCCACGCTAGCCAGCCGCGATTGCCGCGCCGCGACGCCGGTGTTTCCGGGGTGTATCGCCCAAATGAGACAACCCGCGACGCGTGGTCTCATTCGGCCGCTCGCTGCCTTTTACCTCCGGGTGACGAGGCGGCAACAGGCCGCGGTCAGGCTGGGCATACCCGCATCCACCCAGTCTGGAGTCGACATGACCGCAACGAAAGAAACCACCGCCGGAACCATTCCGCCGCGCGCGCTCACCGGCTCGCTGGGCGTCACCGCCATCGTGCTGATGGTGGTCGCCGCCGCAGCACCACTGACCGTGATCGGGGGAGCGGCGCCGCTGGGCATCCTGCTCGGCAACGGCGTCGGGTTCCCCGCGATGTTCGCGATCGCCGCGATCGTGCTGCTGTTCTTCGCGGTGGGTCTGGCCGCGATGACCAGGCACGTACCCAAGCCCGGCGCCTTCTTCACCTTCGTCAACTACGGCCTGGGCAAGCCCGCCGGCCTGGCCACAGCGTTCCTGGCCCTCCTGACCTACACGACCATCCAGGTGTCGGTGCACGGATACGTCGGCTACATCCTCTCGGTCACCGTCACCGGGGTCGGCGGGCCCGACCTGCCGTGGTACCTGTACTCCCTGGCCGTCGTGGCCCTCGTGGGCGTGCTCGGCTACCGCCACATCGACCTGAGCTCCAAGGTGCTCGGCGTGCTGTTGATCGGCGAGGTCGGGATCGTGCTGGTGCTCGTGGCGGCCGTGGTGATCGCCGGCGGCGCCGACGGTCTCTCGCTGGCCCCGTTCGAACCAAACAACGTGCTCAGCGGCTCGCCCTCGGTAGGACTGATGTTCGCCATCGCCGCCTTCATCGGCTTCGAATCCACCGCGATCTTCCGCGACGAGGCCAAGGACCCGGCCCGCACGATCCCGCGGGCCACCTACGTGGCCGTGGTCGGCATCGGCGTCTTCTACACGCTCGCCTCCTGGGCCCTCGTGATGGCGTGGGGCCCCGACGGAGTGGTGGCCCAGGCCGCCGAAGACCCGGGCGCGATGATCCTGATCACCACCCTGAAGTATCTCGGTTCGGTCGGCGAGCTCGTCATGAACGTGCTGCTGATCACCAGCATGCTCGCCTGTGTGCTGTCGTTCCACAACGTCATCACCCGCTACCAGCACTCCATGTCCACCGCCAAGGTGCTGCCGGACGTACTCTCCTCCGTGCATCCCAAGCACTTCGCCCCGCACGTGTCCTCGGTCGTGCAGACCGTCACCGCCGGCCTGCTCGTGGTGCTCTTCGCGCTGCTGGGCCTTGACCCGATTCTGCAGGTCTTCACCTGGTTCTCCGGAGTGGCCACCCTGTCGGTGGCGCTGCTGATGGCCGTGACCAGCATCGCCGTGGTGGTGTACTTCGCCCGTACCAAGCGGGACCGCCGGCTCTGGAACACGGTCATCGCCCCGTCGCTCGGCTTCGTCGGCCTGCTCGTGTCGGCCACCATGATCGGCCTGAACTTCCCGTTCCTGATCGGCGACGTCAACGCCGCCGGCGAGCCGGCCTTCGGGGTGCTCACCGCGGTGCTGCTCGGCCTGATCGTGCTCTTCCCGCTGGCCGGACTCCTGCAGGCCCTCTGGCTCCGGCGCAACCGCCCTGCCGTGTACGCCCAGATCACCGAGGCCATCGGCGCCTGACCTGCCGTTCTCACCCCTCCACCGCCTCACCAGACAGGACCCAGCATGACTCTCTCCGACGTTTCCCTGCACACAGTTTCAGGTGCCAGCACCGTCCCGGCCGCGCCGCATCCGCTCGGCAGCCTCACGATGGCCGAATTCACCGCCATCCGCGACATCGTCATCAACGCGGACGACTTCACCGACACGACCCGGTTCGCCTATGTGGGCCTGGCCGAACCGCACAAGCGGGACGTGCTCGCCTGGCAGGCCGGCACCGGGCCGCTGCCCGACCGGAAGGCCCGGGTGATGCTGCTGGACATGGCGACCGGTCGCTCCACCGACAACATCGTGTCGCTGGGCGCCGGCGTGATCGAGAGCACCCACGTGCTCGACGGCTCGGCCGGGCAACTGCCGATCCTCGACACCGAGTTCGAGGCCATCGCCGGCATCGTCAACGCCGACCCGCGTTGGGTCGCGGCGCTGGCCGAGCGGGGCACGACCATCGACGAGGTGGTCGTCGTGCCACTCTCGGCCGGCTACTACGACCTGCCGGAGGAGATCGGCCGCCGGATCGTGCGGGTGTTGGCGTTCCGCCAGGACTACCCGACAGACCACCCGTGGGCGCACCCCGTCGACGGCCTCTGCGCCTATGTGGACACGGCGGCGGGCACCATCACCCGGCTGATCGACGCGGCCACCGTGGCCATCCCGGCCGAGGGCGGCAACTTCAACGACCCGGCCGTGCAGGGCGAACCTCTCACCACCCTCAAGCCCATCGTGATCAGCCAGCCGGAGGGGCCGAGTTTCGCCGTTGACGGCGAGTGGGTCACCTGGGCGAACTGGAAGTTCCAGGTGGGCTTCGACACCCGCGAGGGACTGGTGCTGCGTCAGCTGTCGTTCACGGATGCCGGCGAGGAACGCCCGATCATCTACCGGGCGTCGATCAACGAGATGCTCGTGCCCTATGGCGACCCGTCGCCGGTGCGGTTCTGGCAGAACTACTTCGACACCGGAGAGTACCTCTTCGGCCGCTACACCAACTCGCTCGCGCTCGGCTGCGACTGTGTGGGCGAGATCAAGTACTTCGACGCCGTGCTCGCCGACGAACTCGGCAACCCGTTCACCATCCCCAACGGCATCTGCATGCACGAGGAGGACGTGGGAACGCTGTGGAAGCACAGCGACCTGTTCACCGGCGCCCATGAGGTGCGCCGCCAGCGCCGCCTGGTGATCAGTTTCTTCACCACCGTGGGCAACTACGACTACGGCTTCTACTGGTATCTGTCGCTGGACGGCACCATCGAGTGCGAGGCCAAGCTCACCGGCGTGCTCTTCACGTCGGCGTACCCCGGCATTGCCGCCCCTGGCTCCACGCACGATGCGGGAGCAGACTACCCGTATGCCAGCGAGGTCGCTCCGGGGCTCGGTGCCCCGTACCACCAGCACCTCTTCAGCGCGCGGCTCGACATGACGGTCGACGGCCTGGCCAACGCCGTCGATGAGATCGAGGCCGTTCGGCTGCCGATGGGTCCGGGCAACGAACACGGCAACGCCTTCACCATGAAGAGCACCCGGCTCACCGGCGAGGCAAGCTCGGGCCGTGTCGCCGATGCCTCCGTCGCGCGGTCCTGGCACATCGTGAACACCGAGAAGACCAACCGGATGGGCCGGCCCACCGGCTACGCCCTGCTGCCGGAGGCGAACCCCACTCTCATGGCCGACCCGCAGTCGTCGATCGCCCAGCGGGCCGAGTTCGCCACCAAGCACCTCTTCGTGACGCAGTACGACCCGGCGGAGCAGTACGCCGCCGGCGACTTCGTGCACCAGAACCCGGGCGGCGACGGCATCACCACGTACATCGCCGATGACGCGTCCATCGACGGGGAGGACATCGTGCTCTGGCACACCTTCGGCCCCACCCACTTCCCGCGGGTGGAGGACTGGCCGGTGATGCCGGTGGACTACGCCAAGTTCACGCTCAAGCCGTACGGCTTCTTCGCCCGGAACCCCACTCTCAACGTGCCCGCAAGCGAGCCGGTGTCGCACTGCTCGCACGGCGGCGAGCCCGAGTCACACGCGGCGCATGCATCGACTGCCCCGGCACCGGCGGCGGGCGCCTGCGCGTGCGCCGGCCACGCGGCCCACGACGCCTAACCGGAAAGGAGCACACCGTGATCTCGGCCCTGCACCTGATCATGATCGTGGCGGCGGCGTCGAGCCTGTGCTGTGTGCTCGGCAGCCGGCGCACCCGGTCGGTCACGGCCGTGGGCGGCACGGTGCTCATGGCCGCGGCCATGGCCGACCTCGCCCTTGGCCTGATCGGCCTGGCCCCGCTGGTGTGGACCACCATCCTGGTGGGTTGGGCGATGGTGGCCGCGGGTGCCGCGCGGTGGCGTGAAGGCCGTGCGGCGGTGGGCCACGAGGTCGGCCCGGGCGGCGCCGTTCCGGCCACCGCGTACCCTGCCGCTGTCGTCCCGGCTGCCGCCGCTACGGCCACCGAGTCCCGGGCCGCTGTCACCACCGACGGACCTCGCCACCTGCACCTGCTGCACCAGCTCGGCCTGGTGGTGGTGGCCGGCCAGATCGCCCTGTGCGGCACTATGGCCGGGGGAACGGCCACGTCGCCGGGCCTGGGCGGCATGACGCATCCGCACTCGGTCTCGATCTTCGTCGCCGTGGTGTGCGTCGCCGGGGCCCTCTTCGTGGTCGCGGCCGCTGCCATGGTGCTCGTCGGTCAGCGCAACCGGCCGGAGCGCGGAACCCTGCTGAGCATGTCGGTCATGACGGCCGCGATGGCAGTGATGCCCTTCGGCTGACCGCCACCCGCCCCGGCTGGAGCATAACTCCGGCAATTCTCGACCGACGGGCCCGAAACGGCTGTCTTTCAGGCCCGGTGGGGAATCGAGCAGTAGTTATGCAACCGGCGCTGGGGCATGGTGGGGGCGGCCGGCCGCGTGGCCGATGGCGGTCACGGTGAGGGTGATCGCGGCGGTGAGGGCGATGCCCCAGCCGATGTGCACCATGAGCAGCAGGGCGCCAACGCCGGCGCCGGCCAGGATCAGCACGATGGCCGCCAGGCGGCGGAACCAGGGCTGGTTCTTGGCGCCGCCGAAGCGGGAGTCGGCCGCGAAGCCTGTGATGGTGGAGGTGACGACCACGGTCGTGACGTCCTTCACCGCGATGTGGCGCGCCACGGCGGCCTGCAGACCCATCACGGCGGCCAGGAAGCCGGTGACGAACAGGTCGAACGGCGCCGGCGGCTTGCCGCCCACGACGAACAGGATGATCGCGAGCGCGGCCATGATCACGCCGACCGCGCCGAACAGCGCGGTGGCTTCGGTGGTCCACCCGAACTTCACGTGGCGCAGCACCCGGCCGCCGATCGCGGCGCCCACCATGAAGGTGAACAGGGCGATGAGCGGGCCCACAACGGGCAGGTCGTCGGCGCCGGCGATGGCCATGCCCAGGATCACGACGTTGCCGGTCATGTTGCCGGTGAACACCTTGTCGAGGCCGAGGTAACCCACGGCATCCGCCACACCCGTGGAGAAGGTGAGGGCGAGCATCAGGCCCAGGTGCAGGTGGTCGGGCTTGCTGCGCAGGCGGTGGAGGACGGGGGTGGAGGCCACGAGTGGTCCTATCGGTGTGGACACGCGAGCGTGCGAGATGGGTTCGGGAACGGGTGCCGGGGTGAGGCGCACCCGGGACGGAACGGAGCCCGGTCGGGAATTGTCACGGTAGCGGCTGGTCGGAGCGGGCGCAAAACGGGCGCTACTCTCGACCAACGGGGATGCGCCGGCCGTCCGGCGCCGAACCGGTTCCCGACCCTCGATCCGAAAAGGCGTCCCATGCCATTCGACATCCTGCAGCCCGGCACCGGGCACATCCGCGCCGCGCAGTACCTGCCCGCCACGCCCGACACCGTGTTGTGGGGGCGGCTGCCCTGTGCCACGGATGCGCCGGCGCTCGTGATCGAGAGCGGCACCGAGGTCACCATCGACACGGTCAGCCACGAGGGCGTGCTCGAAGACCAGGGCCGTGACCCGGTGGTCTTCTTCGCCGGCCACGGCGTGGAACGAGCCGCGGTGCTCGACGACGCCGTGCGGCTGGCCGGTTCGTTCAGCCTGCGCGACCCCCGGGTGGACGGGCCGCACCTGGTCACCGGTCCGATCCATGTGCGCGGCGCCAGCCCGGGCGACCTGCTCAAGATGACCGTGCTCGAGGCCACCCCGCGGGTGCCGTACGGCGTGATCTCCAACCGGCACGGTCGCGGCGCCCTGCCGGGGGAGTACCCGCTCGGCGACGGCAACGTGAGCGTGTTCGCGGCGCTGGAGGACGGCCCGGCGGGCCGGGTGGGCACCCTGCCGCTCGTGCCGGGCGGGGAGCGGAGCGTGCACTTCCCGCTCCGGCCGTTCCTCGGCATCATGGGCGTCGCCGTCGCCGGCGATGAGCGCCCACACTCCGTGCCGCCCGGTTCGCACGGCGGCAACATCGACATCAACCTGCTCACCGTGGGCTCGGCGCTGTACCTGCCGGTTCAGGTGGAAGGCGCGCTGGCCTACGTGGGCGACCCGCACTTCGCCCAGGGCGACGGCGAGGTGGCCCTCACGGCCATGGAGGCGTCGCTGCGGGTGACCATCCGGTTCGACGTGGTGACGCAGGCCGACGCCGTGGCCGCGTTCGGCGAGCTGGTCGGGCCGCTCGCCGAGACGGCCGAGTTCCTGGTGCCCACCGGCATGGACGCCGACCTCGACGAGGCCGTGCGGAAATGCGTGCGCGCGGCGATCGACCTTCTCGCGGCGCGGTTCGGGATGGACCGCACCCTCGCCTACGCGTACCTGAGCGCGGCGACCGACTTCAACATCTCGCAGGTGGTCGACCTGGTCGCCGGCGTGCACGCGCGCATCCGGGTGGCGGACTTCGATGTCTGAGCCGCGCACCACCGTTCCCGGGCCGGCTGTTGCCGGGCCCGCCGCCGTCACGCCCACGAGCGTCACCGGCGACCTGCCCGACGGACTGCTCGAGGCCTTCACCGGCTACGAGGACGCCCTCGCCCGCAACGACCTCGCGGCTCTCGACGCCTACTTCGCGCCGGGGGAGAGCACACTGCGCGGCGACGCCACCGGGCTGCTCGTGGGCCACGACGCGATCAGCGGGTTCCGCGGGGCGCGCAGCGGCACGCTCGCCCGCGGCATCCGCTCGCTGCACGTGCGGGTGATCGACCCGCGGCACGCCGTGATCGTGTCGGTGAACACCCCGGATGCCGGCGGCGCCGGCCTGGTCACCCAGCTCTGGGTGCAGGGCGACACGGACTCCTGGCGGGTGGAGGTGGCCCAGGTGGCCGCGCCGCCGGCCGCGGTCAACCCCACGGTGTGGCGCCTGGTGGGCACCCCGCTGGTTCCCGCGGCCACCGACACCGGCCCGCTCGCCGGCGAGACGGTTGCCGTGAAGGACCTCTTCGACCTCGCCGGCTTCACGGTGGGCGCCGGAAACCCGGCGTACCTCGGCGAGGCCACGCCGGCCACCGTGACCGCCCCGGCCGTCGCCGCGCTGCTCGGCGCCGGTGCGAGCGTGCGGGGTGTCGCCCAGACCGACGAATTCGCGTACAGCATCGCCGGCGACAACGAGCACTACGGCACCCCGCCCAACGTGCGGGTGCCCGGCGGACTGCCCGGCGGCTCGTCCAGCGGCCCCGCCGCGGCCGTCGCCCTGGGCCAGGCGAGCATCGGTCTGGCCACCGACACCGCAGGATCCATCCGGGTGCCCGCGTCGTACCAGGGACTCTGGGGACTCCGCAGCACCCACGACGCCGTCGACCGCACCGGCCTGCTGCCACTGGCACCGACCTTCGACACCGTCGGCTGGCTCACCCGCACCCCGGCCGTGCTGCGTGCCGCCGCCGCCGCGTCGCTCGATCCCGCCCGGCAGGTCGCCCTCGTACCGACCGCCGCACCGACCGCCGCACCGGAGGATGCACTGACGAATCCACCGGCCCGCTTCGCCGTGTCGACGGCGCTGGTCTTCGCCGCCGACGACGACGTACAGGCCGCTTTCGTGACCGGGCTGGACCGCCTCATCCGGGCCGGGCTGCTGCCCGAACCCGACCTCGTCGACGTGGGCGACCTCGCCGAGGCCCTGCGCATCTTCCGGGCGATCCAGACGGCAGAGGCGTGGAGGTGCAACGGGGACTGGGTCACCGCGCACCCCGGCGCCCTCGGCGCCGCGGTCGCGAGCCGGTTCGAGATCGCGTCCCGCACCGACCCGGCCGCCGAGGCCGAGGCTCGCGTCGCGATGGCCGCCGCCCGCGCCCGGCTGGACGCGGTGCTCGACGGACGCATCCTGCTGCTGCCCTCGGCGTCGTCGACGGCGCCGTCGCGGCACGCGAACGCGGCCACCATCGACGCGACCCGCACGGCGACGCTGACCATGACGAGCCTGGCCGGGATCGGCGGATATCCGGCGCTGTCCGTGCCACTGTTCGAGGTTCACGGCAAGCCTGTGGGGCTCTGCCTGGTGGGTCCGCGATACAGCGACCTCGCCCTCGTCGATGTGGGGGCGGAATTGGCCGCGGGTGGGTGACCGCGCGAAACATGGCTGAAACACCTGTTGCGTAAACTGGGGATCTGAAACATTTGGTTCAGAATTGCCGAGGGGTGAAACAGCCATTTCCAGTCTTCCGATCAATCCGCCCTCGCGTCTGCTGATGGGCCCCGGCCCGGTGAACGCCGACCCGCGGGTGTTGCGCGCCATGTCGGCCCAACTCGTGGGCCAGTACGACCCGTCCATGACGGCGTATATGAACGAGACCATGGAGCTGTACCGGGGCGTCTTCAAGACCGCCAACGAACAGACCGTGCTCATCGACGGCACCTCCCGGGCCGGCATCGAGGCCGCGTTGGTCTCGCTGATCAGCCCGGGTGACCGGGTGCTCGTGCCCATCTTCGGGCGCTTCGGCCATCTGCTGCGCGAGATCGCTGAACGCGCCGGCGCCGAGGTGCACGTGCGGGAGATCGAGTGGGGCACCGTATTCACGCCCGCCCAGATCGAGCAGGCTATCCGCGAGACCAAGCCGGCGCTGCTGGCCATCGTGCACGGTGACACGTCCACCACCGTCGCCCAGCCGCTCGATGAGCTCGGCGACATCTGCGCGAGGCACGGTGTGCTCTTCTACACCGACGTCACCGCGTCGCTGGCAGGCAACACCTTCGAGGCGGATGCCTGGGGCTTGGACGCCGTGACCGCCGGCCTGCAGAAGTGCCTGGGCGGCCCCTCCGGCTCGGCCCCCGCCACCTTCTCCCCGCGTGCGGCCCTGGTGATCAACGCCCGCAAGAGCATCGAAGCGGGCATCCGCGAGGCCGGCGACGCCGTGAGCGCGCACCCGATCCGCTCCAACTACTTCGACCTGTCGATGATCTTCGATTACTGGGGTCCCAAGCGGCTCAACCACCACACCGAGGCCACCACCATGCTCTACGGCGCCCGCGAATGCGCCCGGCTGCTCGTGGACGAGGGCATCGACACCGCCGTGGAGCGGCACCGGCTGCACGGCGCCGCCATGCTCGCGGGGGTGCAGGGGCTGGGCCTGGCCGTCTTCGGCGACCTGGAGCACCGGATGAACAACGTCGTCGCCGTGCACATCCCTGAGGGCGTGACCGGGGACGCCGTGCGCGGCGAACTGCTGAACGACTTCGGCATCGAGATCGGCACCTCGTTCGGCCCGCTGCACGGCAAGGTCTGGCGCATCGGCACCATGGGCTACAACGCCCGCAAGGACACCGTGCTCACGACCCTGGCCGCCCTCGAGCAGGTGCTGCGCCGAGCCGGCGCCGGCGTGACCGGTGGTGGCGGGGTCGGCGCCGCCTACGAGGTCTACCAGGATGCGGCTCGAGCCGCATCCGTTGCGGAGACCGGGCCAGCATGAGCGGGCCGGGGGACAGTGCGGGCCTGAACGGGAGCGAGCGCACCAGCGCGGCCGCCGTGCTGGAGCGCTGCGACGAGCTGGCCGGGTTTTCGAGCCTGCCCGACGGCCTGATCGAGCGGGTCTACCTCTCGCCCGAGCACACCGCGGTGAACGCCCTCGCGGCCGGCTGGATGCGTGAGGCCGGCATGACCAGCTGGCAGGACGCGGCGGGCAACCAGTGCGGCCGCCTCGAGGGTGCCACGCCCGGCCTTCCCGCGCTGCTGCTCGGCTCGCACCTGGACACCGTGCCGTCGGCCGGTCGGTATGACGGCATCCTCGGCGTGCTCACGGCCATCGCCGTGGTGGAACGAATCGCGTCCAGCGGCCGCAGCCTGCCGTTCGCCCTGGAGGTCGTGGCCTTCGGCGATGAGGAGGGCACCCGGTTCGGCACCGCTCTGCTGGGCAGCCGCGCCCTGGCCGGAACCTGGCTGGACGCCTGGTGGGAGCTTACCGACGAGGCCGGCACGACCCTGCACGACGCCTTCGTCGCGTTCGGCCTGGACCCGGCCGCCATCGGCGGTGCCGCCCGCACCTCGAACGAGGTCATCGGCTACCTCGAGGCGCATATCGAGCAGGGCCCGGTGCTCGAGGAGCACGACCAGCCGCTCGGCATCGTCTCCTCGATCGCGGGCGCCCGACGCTTCCAGATCACCATCACCGGCAAGGCCGGTCACTCGGGCACACCGTGGACGCACCGCCGCGACGCCCTCGCCGGGACGAGCGAGGCCATCGTGGCCATCGAGAAGCTCGCCCGCGCCGCGGACCTGATCGCCACGGTGGGACACCTCGAGGTGTTCCCTGACGCCGTCAACGTGATCGCCGGCCGGGTCGAGTTCAGTCTCGACCTGCGCGGCCGGTTCGACGCCGACCGTGACCGGGCCTGGCAGCAGATCGAGTCCCTGCTGGAGGAGATCTGCGCGACCCGCGGCCTGCACGTCGCGGTCGACCAGACCCATGCGGCGCCCGCCGCGCACTGCAGCGACCGGCTGCGCGGGGTCATCGCCGCCGGCATCCGTGCCACGGATGCGTCGACCGAGAACCCCGAACCGCTTGAGCTGTTGTCGATGGCGGGGCATGACGCCATGGCCGTCGCCCAGATCACCGAGATCGGCATGCTGTTCGTGCGCTGCGCCGGGGGAGTGAGCCACCACCCCGACGAGTCGGTCACCGAGGCGGACGTGGCCCGGGCACTGGACGCCTTCGAGGCGGCGGTGCTCGAGCTGGCGGCGCACCATGATGCCGGACAGCGTGACGACGGAGAGCAGGACACCGGACGGCACGAGGCGCAGGCATGACCATGAACATCGGGCAGCGTATCGACGGCCGCTACGGTGAGCTGTCGCCGCAGGAACAGCGCGCCGCGGACTTCATCCTCGACCACATGAGCGATCTCGCCGTGTACAACGCGTCGGAGCTGGCCCGCCTCAGCGGGGTGTCCAAGGCCACGGTCTCGCGGCTGTTCCGCCGTCTCGGCTTCCAGGACTCGGCCGAGGTGCGCGAGCACGCCAGGGCCCTCCGCAGCTTGGGGGCCCCACTCGGCGGTCCAGGGGCATCCGCCGGGACGCCCTCGCGGCTGGCGGCGCACGCCGAGGCCGAACACGACAACCTGCGGCGCCTGCTGCTGACCCTGGAGGACGGCCGGCTGGACGCCGCCGCCCGACTGGTGCACTCGGCCCAGAACGTGGTGATCGTGGGGCTGCGCAACAGCTACCCGCTGGCCCTGCACCTGCGCCAGCAGCTCGTGCAGGCCCGCGACCACGTGCGGCTGGCCCCCTTGCCCGGCCAGTCGCTCGGCGAGGAACTCGCGGGGCTCGGGCCGCGCGACGTGGTGGTGTTGATGGGCTTTCGCCGGCGGGTGGCCGGATTCGGCGATATCGTGGCCGCGATCCGCCGCCGCGACGTGCCGCTGGTGCTGATCGCGGACTCCTCGGCGCGCAAATACTCCGACCAGGCCACGCACTGGCTCGAATGCCCGGTCGACTCGGTCTCCGCGTTCGACAGCTACG
It includes:
- a CDS encoding AtzH-like domain-containing protein, whose amino-acid sequence is MSEPRTTVPGPAVAGPAAVTPTSVTGDLPDGLLEAFTGYEDALARNDLAALDAYFAPGESTLRGDATGLLVGHDAISGFRGARSGTLARGIRSLHVRVIDPRHAVIVSVNTPDAGGAGLVTQLWVQGDTDSWRVEVAQVAAPPAAVNPTVWRLVGTPLVPAATDTGPLAGETVAVKDLFDLAGFTVGAGNPAYLGEATPATVTAPAVAALLGAGASVRGVAQTDEFAYSIAGDNEHYGTPPNVRVPGGLPGGSSSGPAAAVALGQASIGLATDTAGSIRVPASYQGLWGLRSTHDAVDRTGLLPLAPTFDTVGWLTRTPAVLRAAAAASLDPARQVALVPTAAPTAAPEDALTNPPARFAVSTALVFAADDDVQAAFVTGLDRLIRAGLLPEPDLVDVGDLAEALRIFRAIQTAEAWRCNGDWVTAHPGALGAAVASRFEIASRTDPAAEAEARVAMAAARARLDAVLDGRILLLPSASSTAPSRHANAATIDATRTATLTMTSLAGIGGYPALSVPLFEVHGKPVGLCLVGPRYSDLALVDVGAELAAGG
- a CDS encoding primary-amine oxidase, yielding MTLSDVSLHTVSGASTVPAAPHPLGSLTMAEFTAIRDIVINADDFTDTTRFAYVGLAEPHKRDVLAWQAGTGPLPDRKARVMLLDMATGRSTDNIVSLGAGVIESTHVLDGSAGQLPILDTEFEAIAGIVNADPRWVAALAERGTTIDEVVVVPLSAGYYDLPEEIGRRIVRVLAFRQDYPTDHPWAHPVDGLCAYVDTAAGTITRLIDAATVAIPAEGGNFNDPAVQGEPLTTLKPIVISQPEGPSFAVDGEWVTWANWKFQVGFDTREGLVLRQLSFTDAGEERPIIYRASINEMLVPYGDPSPVRFWQNYFDTGEYLFGRYTNSLALGCDCVGEIKYFDAVLADELGNPFTIPNGICMHEEDVGTLWKHSDLFTGAHEVRRQRRLVISFFTTVGNYDYGFYWYLSLDGTIECEAKLTGVLFTSAYPGIAAPGSTHDAGADYPYASEVAPGLGAPYHQHLFSARLDMTVDGLANAVDEIEAVRLPMGPGNEHGNAFTMKSTRLTGEASSGRVADASVARSWHIVNTEKTNRMGRPTGYALLPEANPTLMADPQSSIAQRAEFATKHLFVTQYDPAEQYAAGDFVHQNPGGDGITTYIADDASIDGEDIVLWHTFGPTHFPRVEDWPVMPVDYAKFTLKPYGFFARNPTLNVPASEPVSHCSHGGEPESHAAHASTAPAPAAGACACAGHAAHDA
- a CDS encoding acetamidase/formamidase family protein, which codes for MPFDILQPGTGHIRAAQYLPATPDTVLWGRLPCATDAPALVIESGTEVTIDTVSHEGVLEDQGRDPVVFFAGHGVERAAVLDDAVRLAGSFSLRDPRVDGPHLVTGPIHVRGASPGDLLKMTVLEATPRVPYGVISNRHGRGALPGEYPLGDGNVSVFAALEDGPAGRVGTLPLVPGGERSVHFPLRPFLGIMGVAVAGDERPHSVPPGSHGGNIDINLLTVGSALYLPVQVEGALAYVGDPHFAQGDGEVALTAMEASLRVTIRFDVVTQADAVAAFGELVGPLAETAEFLVPTGMDADLDEAVRKCVRAAIDLLAARFGMDRTLAYAYLSAATDFNISQVVDLVAGVHARIRVADFDV
- a CDS encoding YoaK family protein → MASTPVLHRLRSKPDHLHLGLMLALTFSTGVADAVGYLGLDKVFTGNMTGNVVILGMAIAGADDLPVVGPLIALFTFMVGAAIGGRVLRHVKFGWTTEATALFGAVGVIMAALAIILFVVGGKPPAPFDLFVTGFLAAVMGLQAAVARHIAVKDVTTVVVTSTITGFAADSRFGGAKNQPWFRRLAAIVLILAGAGVGALLLMVHIGWGIALTAAITLTVTAIGHAAGRPHHAPAPVA
- a CDS encoding APC family permease, whose amino-acid sequence is MTATKETTAGTIPPRALTGSLGVTAIVLMVVAAAAPLTVIGGAAPLGILLGNGVGFPAMFAIAAIVLLFFAVGLAAMTRHVPKPGAFFTFVNYGLGKPAGLATAFLALLTYTTIQVSVHGYVGYILSVTVTGVGGPDLPWYLYSLAVVALVGVLGYRHIDLSSKVLGVLLIGEVGIVLVLVAAVVIAGGADGLSLAPFEPNNVLSGSPSVGLMFAIAAFIGFESTAIFRDEAKDPARTIPRATYVAVVGIGVFYTLASWALVMAWGPDGVVAQAAEDPGAMILITTLKYLGSVGELVMNVLLITSMLACVLSFHNVITRYQHSMSTAKVLPDVLSSVHPKHFAPHVSSVVQTVTAGLLVVLFALLGLDPILQVFTWFSGVATLSVALLMAVTSIAVVVYFARTKRDRRLWNTVIAPSLGFVGLLVSATMIGLNFPFLIGDVNAAGEPAFGVLTAVLLGLIVLFPLAGLLQALWLRRNRPAVYAQITEAIGA
- a CDS encoding APC family permease gives rise to the protein MSATEMSALGRAIENPQPVAGIESRSPVDGLDRRSVGFIDVLSQSVSAVAPSAAATTMPLLVATVAGGATVWALGAAMLLALLVAGTVNQFTRRIAATGSLYTFVAHGLGTTASFVTGTALLVGYGFVAMFALGGAGYYLAILAARLWPALTGSLLVPVLLILAMAVACMVLLARGIRVSTRATLLVECVSVVIILALVVALLVVQGSALDWSVLDMSEVRPSDFAVGAALALTAFVGFESSATLGVEARRPYATIPRAVTWTVIGSGGLYLLAALSQLVGFASVGGSITASASPVNDLAAAYGIDALGLLLDVSIAASFLACAIASITALVRVLFSMGREGVLPSAFGQSHRRHRTPFIAIVVTVPVLTTGLIGTILLTGSVWRAMEIFIVGAAGGYIAAYILVCVAAPVFLWRIGELTPWPVLRAGAAAVLLSAVLVVYLVVEIGSARFAGVWVFLAVMLVGTLFAVVRRIRRPWLRDTVGVYDVPVSTDILGAALADNRAAP